From Rhinoraja longicauda isolate Sanriku21f chromosome 30, sRhiLon1.1, whole genome shotgun sequence, a single genomic window includes:
- the LOC144608075 gene encoding matrix remodeling-associated protein 8-like isoform X1, with protein sequence MRQLVKLLLWHFLLLKVKSNLAYTNVPANAITPDSVVLAYQNMSVPAGSDVVLQCYSQRMVWTQDRLIDRQRVAHWDSFSDHTFNRILDMFSADEQRLYNPNDQGRIMMSPSAFSNGNFSLVIKDVRATDRGIYSCNLHHHYCHLYETVKIQLIITKAARKVKRVWDGEKEVVVALLGTTVVLPCENYSPIWTERHREEEQQVVHWDRTPPGVWHDQADRLIDLYASGELRSYGSQFIRKRMNISETSFKDGDFSLTISNLRLSDEGLYSCDLHHHYCGIHERRIFTLIITEPIKVNFTHKTPSTAVEIPNVINVFIPDHSSHFLHQLGYVLATLLLLAILITIIALIARQQRKRGLQYNVKMSQPRRTEVNLNDFVIGTTDLRPNKNEEIKFADYKNNILKEKFALSREKVELLREIPPKNLDRDFEKKYWK encoded by the exons ATGCGACAGTTAGTAAAACTGCTGTTGTGGCATTTCCTGCTCTTAAAAG tgAAATCTAACCTTGCCTACACTAATG TTCCTGCAAATGCCATAACCCCCGATAGTGTTGTGTTGGCTTATCAAAACATGTCTGTTCCTGCTGGGTCGGATGTTGTACTGCAGTGCTACAGTCAACGGATGGTATGGACACAGGACAGATTGATAGATCGTCAACGTGTGGCCCATTGGGATTCATTCTCTGACCATACGTTCAATCGTATTCTTGATATGTTCTCAGCGGATGAACAGCGACTCTATAACCCCAATGATCAGGGTCGGATAATGatgtcaccctctgctttctccaATGGAAACTTCTCTTTAGTAATAAAAG ATGTTAGAGCAACTGACCGAGGAATTTATTCCTGTAATCTCCACCATCATTACTGTCACCTTTATGAAACAGTAAAAATTCAACTCATTATCACCAAAGCAG CAAGAAAGGTGAAGAGGGTTTGGGATGGAGAGAAAGAAGTGGTGGTGGCATTACTTGGTACAACTGTGGTACTGCCTTGTGAAAATTACAGCCCCATCTGGACAGAGAGACATCGAGAAGAAGAGCAGCAGGTTGTCCATTGGGACAGAACACCTCCAGGTGTTTGGCATGACCAGGCTGACCGGCTGATTGACCTCTATGCTTCCGGAGAACTACGATCTTATGGCTCCCAGTTTATTAGGAAAAGGATGAATATATCAGAGACTTCATTCAAAGATGGTGACTTCTCACTGACCATTTCTAACCTTCGCTTGAGTGATGAGGGACTCTACTCGTGTGATTTGCACCACCATTACTGTGGAATTCACGAGAGACGCATCTTCACACTTATTATTACAGAGCCAATCAAAGTGAACTTTACACATAAAACAC CATCTACAGCAGTTGAAATCCCAAATGTCATCAATGTTTTTATTCCGGACCATTCTTCACATTTTCTTCATCAACTTGGATACGTcctggcaactctactgcttctGGCCATTTTGATAACCATCATTGCCCTAATTGCACGGCAACAGAGAAAGAGAG GTCTTCAATATAATGTGAAGATGTCTCAACC CAGGAGAACAGAAGTTAACCTCAATGATTTTGTGATTGGCACGACTGACCTAAGACCAAACAAAAACGAAGAAATAAAATTTG
- the LOC144608075 gene encoding matrix remodeling-associated protein 8-like isoform X3, with protein MRQLVKLLLWHFLLLKVKSNLAYTNVPANAITPDSVVLAYQNMSVPAGSDVVLQCYSQRMVWTQDRLIDRQRVAHWDSFSDHTFNRILDMFSADEQRLYNPNDQGRIMMSPSAFSNGNFSLVIKDVRATDRGIYSCNLHHHYCHLYETVKIQLIITKAARKVKRVWDGEKEVVVALLGTTVVLPCENYSPIWTERHREEEQQVVHWDRTPPGVWHDQADRLIDLYASGELRSYGSQFIRKRMNISETSFKDGDFSLTISNLRLSDEGLYSCDLHHHYCGIHERRIFTLIITEPIKVNFTHKTPSTAVEIPNVINVFIPDHSSHFLHQLGYVLATLLLLAILITIIALIARQQRKRGLQYNVKMSQPRRTEVNLNDFVIGTTDLRPNKNEEIKFDYKNNILKEKFALSREKVELLREIPPKNLDRDFEKKYWK; from the exons ATGCGACAGTTAGTAAAACTGCTGTTGTGGCATTTCCTGCTCTTAAAAG tgAAATCTAACCTTGCCTACACTAATG TTCCTGCAAATGCCATAACCCCCGATAGTGTTGTGTTGGCTTATCAAAACATGTCTGTTCCTGCTGGGTCGGATGTTGTACTGCAGTGCTACAGTCAACGGATGGTATGGACACAGGACAGATTGATAGATCGTCAACGTGTGGCCCATTGGGATTCATTCTCTGACCATACGTTCAATCGTATTCTTGATATGTTCTCAGCGGATGAACAGCGACTCTATAACCCCAATGATCAGGGTCGGATAATGatgtcaccctctgctttctccaATGGAAACTTCTCTTTAGTAATAAAAG ATGTTAGAGCAACTGACCGAGGAATTTATTCCTGTAATCTCCACCATCATTACTGTCACCTTTATGAAACAGTAAAAATTCAACTCATTATCACCAAAGCAG CAAGAAAGGTGAAGAGGGTTTGGGATGGAGAGAAAGAAGTGGTGGTGGCATTACTTGGTACAACTGTGGTACTGCCTTGTGAAAATTACAGCCCCATCTGGACAGAGAGACATCGAGAAGAAGAGCAGCAGGTTGTCCATTGGGACAGAACACCTCCAGGTGTTTGGCATGACCAGGCTGACCGGCTGATTGACCTCTATGCTTCCGGAGAACTACGATCTTATGGCTCCCAGTTTATTAGGAAAAGGATGAATATATCAGAGACTTCATTCAAAGATGGTGACTTCTCACTGACCATTTCTAACCTTCGCTTGAGTGATGAGGGACTCTACTCGTGTGATTTGCACCACCATTACTGTGGAATTCACGAGAGACGCATCTTCACACTTATTATTACAGAGCCAATCAAAGTGAACTTTACACATAAAACAC CATCTACAGCAGTTGAAATCCCAAATGTCATCAATGTTTTTATTCCGGACCATTCTTCACATTTTCTTCATCAACTTGGATACGTcctggcaactctactgcttctGGCCATTTTGATAACCATCATTGCCCTAATTGCACGGCAACAGAGAAAGAGAG GTCTTCAATATAATGTGAAGATGTCTCAACC CAGGAGAACAGAAGTTAACCTCAATGATTTTGTGATTGGCACGACTGACCTAAGACCAAACAAAAACGAAGAAATAAAATTTG
- the LOC144608075 gene encoding matrix remodeling-associated protein 8-like isoform X2, translating into MRQLVKLLLWHFLLLKVKSNLAYTNVPANAITPDSVVLAYQNMSVPAGSDVVLQCYSQRMVWTQDRLIDRQRVAHWDSFSDHTFNRILDMFSADEQRLYNPNDQGRIMMSPSAFSNGNFSLVIKDVRATDRGIYSCNLHHHYCHLYETVKIQLIITKAARKVKRVWDGEKEVVVALLGTTVVLPCENYSPIWTERHREEEQQVVHWDRTPPGVWHDQADRLIDLYASGELRSYGSQFIRKRMNISETSFKDGDFSLTISNLRLSDEGLYSCDLHHHYCGIHERRIFTLIITEPIKVNFTHKTPSTAVEIPNVINVFIPDHSSHFLHQLGYVLATLLLLAILITIIALIARQQRKRGLQYNVKMSQPRTEVNLNDFVIGTTDLRPNKNEEIKFADYKNNILKEKFALSREKVELLREIPPKNLDRDFEKKYWK; encoded by the exons ATGCGACAGTTAGTAAAACTGCTGTTGTGGCATTTCCTGCTCTTAAAAG tgAAATCTAACCTTGCCTACACTAATG TTCCTGCAAATGCCATAACCCCCGATAGTGTTGTGTTGGCTTATCAAAACATGTCTGTTCCTGCTGGGTCGGATGTTGTACTGCAGTGCTACAGTCAACGGATGGTATGGACACAGGACAGATTGATAGATCGTCAACGTGTGGCCCATTGGGATTCATTCTCTGACCATACGTTCAATCGTATTCTTGATATGTTCTCAGCGGATGAACAGCGACTCTATAACCCCAATGATCAGGGTCGGATAATGatgtcaccctctgctttctccaATGGAAACTTCTCTTTAGTAATAAAAG ATGTTAGAGCAACTGACCGAGGAATTTATTCCTGTAATCTCCACCATCATTACTGTCACCTTTATGAAACAGTAAAAATTCAACTCATTATCACCAAAGCAG CAAGAAAGGTGAAGAGGGTTTGGGATGGAGAGAAAGAAGTGGTGGTGGCATTACTTGGTACAACTGTGGTACTGCCTTGTGAAAATTACAGCCCCATCTGGACAGAGAGACATCGAGAAGAAGAGCAGCAGGTTGTCCATTGGGACAGAACACCTCCAGGTGTTTGGCATGACCAGGCTGACCGGCTGATTGACCTCTATGCTTCCGGAGAACTACGATCTTATGGCTCCCAGTTTATTAGGAAAAGGATGAATATATCAGAGACTTCATTCAAAGATGGTGACTTCTCACTGACCATTTCTAACCTTCGCTTGAGTGATGAGGGACTCTACTCGTGTGATTTGCACCACCATTACTGTGGAATTCACGAGAGACGCATCTTCACACTTATTATTACAGAGCCAATCAAAGTGAACTTTACACATAAAACAC CATCTACAGCAGTTGAAATCCCAAATGTCATCAATGTTTTTATTCCGGACCATTCTTCACATTTTCTTCATCAACTTGGATACGTcctggcaactctactgcttctGGCCATTTTGATAACCATCATTGCCCTAATTGCACGGCAACAGAGAAAGAGAG GTCTTCAATATAATGTGAAGATGTCTCAACC GAGAACAGAAGTTAACCTCAATGATTTTGTGATTGGCACGACTGACCTAAGACCAAACAAAAACGAAGAAATAAAATTTG